In a genomic window of Epinephelus lanceolatus isolate andai-2023 chromosome 3, ASM4190304v1, whole genome shotgun sequence:
- the pcdh10a gene encoding protocadherin-10a isoform X3, which produces MIWLIFLVSILDGALSQLHYSVPEEQEPGSVVGNIAEDLGLDITKLSARRFQTVPSSRTPYLEVNLENGALVVKEKIDREEICKQTIPCLLHLEVFLENPLELFRVEIEVMDINDNPPSFPETDISVEISESAIPGTRFPVENAFDPDVGTNALSTYAITNNNYFYLDVQTQSDGNKFAELVLEKPLDREQQAVHRYVLTAVDGGMPQRTGTALLVVKVLDSNDNAPTFDQSVYSLNLRENSPVGTLVIQLNATDVDEGQNGEIVYSFSSHNAPRIKDLFNIDARTGRIEVAGEVDYEESSTHQIYVQAKDLGANAVPAHCKVLVKLVDVNDNTPEIGFSTVTESVSEQDAPGTVIALFSVSDRDSGENGHMSCEILGDVPFKLKSSFKNYYTIVTEGSLDRENTDSYTITVVAKDKGQPSLATSKSIKVHVSDENDNAPRFTQAVYDVYVTENNVPGAFIHAVSALDPDIGQNALITYSILECDIQGMSVDTYVSINQDTGYLYALRSFDYEQLKEFSFMVQAKDSGAAELFSNATVNVIIVDQNDNAPTVIAPIGKNGTAKEHLPRSAEPGYLVTRIVAMDADDGENARLSYSILRGNEIGMFRMDWRTGELRTARRISPKRDPQGFYDLLIEVRDHGQPPLSSSASVSVMFVDSVVEGRSRDLGSASRAKDTSLDLTLILIIALGSVSFIFLLAMIVLAVRCQKDKKLNLYTCLLAGDCCLCCGSCCSRQARGRKQKKLSKSDIMLVQSTNVTSGVGPMGQVPVEESGIGSVGGGFGSHHHQNQNSYCYQVCLTPESAKTDLMFLKPCSPSRSTDTDHTNHCGAIVTGYSDQQPDIISNGSILSNETKHQRAELSYLVDRPRRVNSSAFQEADIVSSKDSGHGDSEQGDSDHDATNRGHSAESSPAAAR; this is translated from the exons ATGATTTGGTTAATATTCCTGGTCTCCATCCTGGATGGAGCTCTCTCTCAGCTACACTACTCCGTGCCAGAGGAGCAGGAACCTGGCTCGGTGGTTGGGAATATTGCAGAGGATTTGGGACTTGACATTACCAAACTTTCTGCTCGCCGCTTTCAGACGGTGCCTAGTTCACGGACACCTTATCTGGAGGTGAACTTAGAGAACGGTGCGCTCGTCGTGAAGGAGAAAATTGACCGCGAAGAAATCTGTAAGCAAACCATCCCGTGCCTATTGCACCTGGAGGTGTTTCTGGAGAACCCACTGGAGCTCTTTCGCGTGGAGATTGAGGTGATGGATATCAACGACAATCCACCCAGCTTTCCTGAGACAGACATTTCCGTCGAGATATCGGAAAGCGCCATCCCGGGGACCCGTTTCCCGGTGGAGAATGCCTTCGACCCTGACGTGGGCACAAACGCGCTTAGCACATATGCCATCACgaataataattatttttacCTTGACGTGCAGACACAGAGCGACGGGAACAAGTTCGCAGAGCTGGTGCTGGAGAAGCCGCTGGACAGGGAGCAGCAGGCGGTGCACCGCTATGTGCTGAcggctgtggatgggggcatgCCCCAGCGGACGGGGACGGCTCTCTTGGTGGTTAAAGTTCTGGACTCCAATGATAACGCGCCCACCTTTGACCAGTCTGTGTACTCTCTTAACCTGCGAGAAAACTCTCCTGTGGGCACTCTGGTCATTCAGCTCAACGCCACGGATGTTGACGAGGGGCAAAACGGGGAAATAGTTTATTCTTTCAGCAGTCACAACGCCCCGCGGATAAAGGACTTATTCAACATTGATGCCAGAACAGGTAGGATAGAGGTTGCAGGTGAGGTGGACTATGAGGAGAGCAGCACGCATCAGATTTATGTCCAGGCTAAAGATCTGGGGGCTAATGCGGTCCCCGCGCACTGCAAAGTGCTGGTCAAACTCGTGGACGTGAACGACAACACTCCAGAAATTGGTTTCAGTACTGTGACTGAATCCGTGAGCGAGCAGGACGCCCCAGGCACCGTGATTGCACTGTTTAGCGTGTCAGATCGGGACTCGGGTGAGAATGGACATATGAGCTGCGAGATATTAGGAGACGTTCCTTTTAAGCTGAAATCCTCTTTTAAAAACTACTACACCATCGTGACAGAGGGATCACTGGACAGAGAGAACACAGACTCCTACACCATCACTGTGGTGGCCAAAGATAAGGGTCAGCCGTCGCTCGCCACCAGCAAGTCTATTAAAGTGCACGTGTCTGATGAGAATGACAACGCGCCCCGATTTACTCAGGCTGTTTATGATGTGTATGTGACTGAGAATAATGTGCCCGGTGCTTTCATTCATGCCGTGAGCGCTCTGGACCCTGATATAGGACAAAACGCTTTGATTACTTACTCCATATTGGAGtgcgacatacagggcatgtcTGTGGATACCTACGTATCCATAAACCAGGACACCGGCTACCTTTACGCCCTGCGCTCTTTTGATTACGAGCAGCTAAAGGAGTTTAGCTTCATGGTCCAGGCTAAAGACTCGGGTGCTGCTGAGCTCTTCTCTAATGCCACTGTAAATGTGATTATAGTTGACCAAAATGACAACGCTCCCACTGTAATAGCCCCCATCGGTAAAAACGGTACAGCCAAAGAACACCTGCCGCGCTCTGCGGAGCCTGGCTACCTGGTGACGCGCATCGTGGCTATGGATGCAGATGATGGAGAGAACGCACGGCTGTCCTACAGCATCCTGCGGGGCAACGAGATTGGGATGTTCCGCATGGACTGGAGGACCGGGGAGCTGAGGACAGCCCGCAGGATCTCTCCCAAGCGGGACCCGCAGGGCTTCTACGACCTGCTGATTGAAGTGAGGGACCACGGGCAGCCGCCTCTCTCCTCCTCGGCGAGTGTGAGCGTAATGTTTGTGGACAGCGTGGTCGAAGGCCGCAGCAGGGATCTTGGTTCGGCCTCCAGGGCAAAAGATACCTCCCTTGACCTCACCCTCATTCTCATCATCGCCTTGGGCTCCGTGTCATTCATCTTTCTCCTGGCTATGATCGTGCTGGCCGTGCGTTGTCAAAAGGACAAGAAACTCAACCTGTACACGTGCCTGCTGGCCGGTGACTGCTGCCTGTGCTGTGGCTCGTGCTGTAGCAGACAGGCTCGCGGCCGAAAACAAAAGAAGCTGAGTAAATCCGACATCATGTTAGTTCAGAGCACCAACGTGACGTCAGGGGTCGGGCCCATGGGGCAGGTGCCCGTGGAGGAGTCTGGTATAGGCAGCGTGGGAGGGGGCTTCGGCTCCCATCACCACCAGAACCAGAACTCCTACTGCTACCAGGTGTGTCTGACTCCAGAGTCCGCCAAAACGGATCTGATGTTCCTCAAACCGTGCAGCCCCTCCCGCAGCACTGACACGGATCACACCAACCACTGCGGCGCCATAGTCACGGGCTACAGTGACCAACAACCGGACATCATATCCAATGGAAGTATTCTCTCTAATGAG ACAAAACACCAACGAGCAGAACTCAGCTACCTGGTGGACAGACCCAGACGGGTCAACAG TTCGGCATTCCAAGAGGCAGACATTGTCAGCTCCAAAGACAGTGGTCACGGTGACAGCGAACAGGGTGACAGTGACCACGATGCCACCAACCGGGGTCATTCAGCGG
- the pcdh10a gene encoding protocadherin-10a isoform X2 translates to MIWLIFLVSILDGALSQLHYSVPEEQEPGSVVGNIAEDLGLDITKLSARRFQTVPSSRTPYLEVNLENGALVVKEKIDREEICKQTIPCLLHLEVFLENPLELFRVEIEVMDINDNPPSFPETDISVEISESAIPGTRFPVENAFDPDVGTNALSTYAITNNNYFYLDVQTQSDGNKFAELVLEKPLDREQQAVHRYVLTAVDGGMPQRTGTALLVVKVLDSNDNAPTFDQSVYSLNLRENSPVGTLVIQLNATDVDEGQNGEIVYSFSSHNAPRIKDLFNIDARTGRIEVAGEVDYEESSTHQIYVQAKDLGANAVPAHCKVLVKLVDVNDNTPEIGFSTVTESVSEQDAPGTVIALFSVSDRDSGENGHMSCEILGDVPFKLKSSFKNYYTIVTEGSLDRENTDSYTITVVAKDKGQPSLATSKSIKVHVSDENDNAPRFTQAVYDVYVTENNVPGAFIHAVSALDPDIGQNALITYSILECDIQGMSVDTYVSINQDTGYLYALRSFDYEQLKEFSFMVQAKDSGAAELFSNATVNVIIVDQNDNAPTVIAPIGKNGTAKEHLPRSAEPGYLVTRIVAMDADDGENARLSYSILRGNEIGMFRMDWRTGELRTARRISPKRDPQGFYDLLIEVRDHGQPPLSSSASVSVMFVDSVVEGRSRDLGSASRAKDTSLDLTLILIIALGSVSFIFLLAMIVLAVRCQKDKKLNLYTCLLAGDCCLCCGSCCSRQARGRKQKKLSKSDIMLVQSTNVTSGVGPMGQVPVEESGIGSVGGGFGSHHHQNQNSYCYQVCLTPESAKTDLMFLKPCSPSRSTDTDHTNHCGAIVTGYSDQQPDIISNGSILSNETKHQRAELSYLVDRPRRVNSSAFQEADIVSSKDSGHGDSEQGDSDHDATNRGHSAGTDLFSNCTEECKALGHSDRCWMPSFVPSDGHQGPDYRSNLHVPGMDATLPDTEPTKGFASSFHVDLSETA, encoded by the exons ATGATTTGGTTAATATTCCTGGTCTCCATCCTGGATGGAGCTCTCTCTCAGCTACACTACTCCGTGCCAGAGGAGCAGGAACCTGGCTCGGTGGTTGGGAATATTGCAGAGGATTTGGGACTTGACATTACCAAACTTTCTGCTCGCCGCTTTCAGACGGTGCCTAGTTCACGGACACCTTATCTGGAGGTGAACTTAGAGAACGGTGCGCTCGTCGTGAAGGAGAAAATTGACCGCGAAGAAATCTGTAAGCAAACCATCCCGTGCCTATTGCACCTGGAGGTGTTTCTGGAGAACCCACTGGAGCTCTTTCGCGTGGAGATTGAGGTGATGGATATCAACGACAATCCACCCAGCTTTCCTGAGACAGACATTTCCGTCGAGATATCGGAAAGCGCCATCCCGGGGACCCGTTTCCCGGTGGAGAATGCCTTCGACCCTGACGTGGGCACAAACGCGCTTAGCACATATGCCATCACgaataataattatttttacCTTGACGTGCAGACACAGAGCGACGGGAACAAGTTCGCAGAGCTGGTGCTGGAGAAGCCGCTGGACAGGGAGCAGCAGGCGGTGCACCGCTATGTGCTGAcggctgtggatgggggcatgCCCCAGCGGACGGGGACGGCTCTCTTGGTGGTTAAAGTTCTGGACTCCAATGATAACGCGCCCACCTTTGACCAGTCTGTGTACTCTCTTAACCTGCGAGAAAACTCTCCTGTGGGCACTCTGGTCATTCAGCTCAACGCCACGGATGTTGACGAGGGGCAAAACGGGGAAATAGTTTATTCTTTCAGCAGTCACAACGCCCCGCGGATAAAGGACTTATTCAACATTGATGCCAGAACAGGTAGGATAGAGGTTGCAGGTGAGGTGGACTATGAGGAGAGCAGCACGCATCAGATTTATGTCCAGGCTAAAGATCTGGGGGCTAATGCGGTCCCCGCGCACTGCAAAGTGCTGGTCAAACTCGTGGACGTGAACGACAACACTCCAGAAATTGGTTTCAGTACTGTGACTGAATCCGTGAGCGAGCAGGACGCCCCAGGCACCGTGATTGCACTGTTTAGCGTGTCAGATCGGGACTCGGGTGAGAATGGACATATGAGCTGCGAGATATTAGGAGACGTTCCTTTTAAGCTGAAATCCTCTTTTAAAAACTACTACACCATCGTGACAGAGGGATCACTGGACAGAGAGAACACAGACTCCTACACCATCACTGTGGTGGCCAAAGATAAGGGTCAGCCGTCGCTCGCCACCAGCAAGTCTATTAAAGTGCACGTGTCTGATGAGAATGACAACGCGCCCCGATTTACTCAGGCTGTTTATGATGTGTATGTGACTGAGAATAATGTGCCCGGTGCTTTCATTCATGCCGTGAGCGCTCTGGACCCTGATATAGGACAAAACGCTTTGATTACTTACTCCATATTGGAGtgcgacatacagggcatgtcTGTGGATACCTACGTATCCATAAACCAGGACACCGGCTACCTTTACGCCCTGCGCTCTTTTGATTACGAGCAGCTAAAGGAGTTTAGCTTCATGGTCCAGGCTAAAGACTCGGGTGCTGCTGAGCTCTTCTCTAATGCCACTGTAAATGTGATTATAGTTGACCAAAATGACAACGCTCCCACTGTAATAGCCCCCATCGGTAAAAACGGTACAGCCAAAGAACACCTGCCGCGCTCTGCGGAGCCTGGCTACCTGGTGACGCGCATCGTGGCTATGGATGCAGATGATGGAGAGAACGCACGGCTGTCCTACAGCATCCTGCGGGGCAACGAGATTGGGATGTTCCGCATGGACTGGAGGACCGGGGAGCTGAGGACAGCCCGCAGGATCTCTCCCAAGCGGGACCCGCAGGGCTTCTACGACCTGCTGATTGAAGTGAGGGACCACGGGCAGCCGCCTCTCTCCTCCTCGGCGAGTGTGAGCGTAATGTTTGTGGACAGCGTGGTCGAAGGCCGCAGCAGGGATCTTGGTTCGGCCTCCAGGGCAAAAGATACCTCCCTTGACCTCACCCTCATTCTCATCATCGCCTTGGGCTCCGTGTCATTCATCTTTCTCCTGGCTATGATCGTGCTGGCCGTGCGTTGTCAAAAGGACAAGAAACTCAACCTGTACACGTGCCTGCTGGCCGGTGACTGCTGCCTGTGCTGTGGCTCGTGCTGTAGCAGACAGGCTCGCGGCCGAAAACAAAAGAAGCTGAGTAAATCCGACATCATGTTAGTTCAGAGCACCAACGTGACGTCAGGGGTCGGGCCCATGGGGCAGGTGCCCGTGGAGGAGTCTGGTATAGGCAGCGTGGGAGGGGGCTTCGGCTCCCATCACCACCAGAACCAGAACTCCTACTGCTACCAGGTGTGTCTGACTCCAGAGTCCGCCAAAACGGATCTGATGTTCCTCAAACCGTGCAGCCCCTCCCGCAGCACTGACACGGATCACACCAACCACTGCGGCGCCATAGTCACGGGCTACAGTGACCAACAACCGGACATCATATCCAATGGAAGTATTCTCTCTAATGAG ACAAAACACCAACGAGCAGAACTCAGCTACCTGGTGGACAGACCCAGACGGGTCAACAG TTCGGCATTCCAAGAGGCAGACATTGTCAGCTCCAAAGACAGTGGTCACGGTGACAGCGAACAGGGTGACAGTGACCACGATGCCACCAACCGGGGTCATTCAGCGG